A region of Thermococcus piezophilus DNA encodes the following proteins:
- a CDS encoding formate--phosphoribosylaminoimidazolecarboxamide ligase family protein: MISREEILEVLEKYDLEKITVGVIGSHSALDIADGANEEGLPTLVVAQRGRHRTYTEYFKLRRMKDGLTKGFIDEIIVLEKFAQIIDVQEELRRRNVIFVPNRSFVVYTGIDRVENDFLVPLFGSRNLLRSEERSEEKSYYWLLEKADLPYPEPVKPEEIDEVGLVIVKLPHAKKRLERGFFTAASYREFREKAEMLIKLGIITEEDLAKARIERYIIGPVFNFDFFYSPIDDEIELLGIDWRFETSLDGHVRLPAHQQLTLPEHQFEPEYTVCGHASSTLRESLLEKIFDMAERYVKATQKYYPPGIIGPFTLQTALDKDLNFYIYDVAPRTGGGTNIHMAIGHPYGNALWRRPMSTGRRVALEIKRAIELGELEKVVT; encoded by the coding sequence ATGATAAGCCGCGAGGAGATTTTGGAGGTTCTTGAGAAGTACGACCTAGAGAAGATAACCGTTGGCGTCATTGGAAGCCATTCCGCGCTGGACATAGCCGATGGTGCTAATGAGGAAGGTCTCCCAACGCTTGTCGTTGCCCAGAGGGGCAGGCACAGGACTTACACGGAATACTTCAAGCTTAGGAGGATGAAAGACGGCCTAACCAAGGGGTTCATCGATGAGATTATAGTTCTCGAAAAGTTCGCTCAGATAATTGACGTTCAAGAGGAGCTGAGAAGGAGGAATGTCATCTTCGTCCCCAACCGCTCGTTCGTTGTCTATACCGGAATAGACCGCGTCGAAAACGACTTCCTCGTTCCGCTCTTTGGCAGCAGGAACCTCCTGAGGAGCGAGGAGAGAAGTGAGGAGAAAAGCTACTACTGGCTGCTCGAGAAGGCTGACCTGCCTTACCCAGAGCCTGTTAAGCCCGAAGAGATTGACGAGGTCGGTTTGGTCATCGTCAAGCTTCCTCACGCCAAGAAGAGGCTGGAGAGAGGCTTCTTTACGGCTGCCTCTTATCGGGAGTTCCGCGAGAAGGCCGAGATGCTTATCAAACTTGGGATAATCACCGAGGAAGACCTCGCCAAGGCAAGAATCGAGCGCTACATAATCGGCCCGGTGTTCAATTTCGACTTCTTCTACTCGCCTATAGACGATGAAATCGAGCTCCTTGGGATAGACTGGCGCTTCGAAACCAGCTTAGACGGCCACGTTCGTCTTCCAGCTCACCAGCAGCTTACCCTTCCAGAGCATCAGTTCGAGCCTGAATATACTGTCTGCGGCCACGCTTCGTCAACCCTTAGGGAATCTCTGCTTGAGAAGATCTTCGACATGGCTGAGCGTTATGTTAAGGCGACACAAAAATACTATCCCCCGGGAATAATCGGCCCATTCACTTTGCAAACAGCTCTTGACAAGGATCTCAACTTCTACATCTACGACGTTGCTCCAAGAACCGGCGGTGGAACGAACATCCACATGGCCATAGGCCACCCGTACGGCAACGCCCTCTGGAGGAGGCCGATGAGCACAGGTAGAAGGGTGGCGCTTGAGATTAAGAGAGCCATTGAGCTGGGCGAGCTTGAGAAGGTCGTTACATGA
- the purE gene encoding 5-(carboxyamino)imidazole ribonucleotide mutase, producing the protein MKVLVVTGSKSDSHIAEKVTSVLDEFGVSYDLEVASAHRDPKKVEELAKKDYDVFIAIAGLSAALPGVIAAHTVKPVIGVPISAKLGGLDALLSIAQLPPGVPVATVGIDNGKNAALLAIEILALRDERLRKKLEDYRERMRG; encoded by the coding sequence ATGAAGGTGCTCGTGGTTACGGGGAGTAAAAGCGACAGCCATATAGCCGAGAAGGTGACTTCAGTTCTCGACGAGTTCGGAGTTTCATACGACCTCGAGGTTGCTTCAGCCCACAGGGACCCAAAAAAGGTCGAGGAGTTGGCAAAGAAGGACTATGATGTTTTCATAGCAATAGCAGGCCTGAGTGCGGCCCTGCCGGGCGTCATAGCCGCCCACACGGTTAAGCCGGTCATAGGTGTCCCCATTTCGGCCAAACTGGGCGGCCTCGATGCACTGCTCAGTATCGCCCAGCTCCCACCCGGCGTTCCCGTCGCCACCGTTGGCATAGACAACGGCAAGAACGCTGCTCTGCTCGCGATTGAGATACTCGCACTCAGGGATGAGAGACTAAGAAAGAAGCTCGAAGATTATAGGGAAAGGATGCGCGGTTAG
- the purT gene encoding phosphoribosylglycinamide formyltransferase 2 — MVKLRDELGTAMTDSAQKILLSGSGELGKEIAIEAQRLGVEVVAVDRYANAPAMQVAHRSYVGNMKDKDFLWSVMEREKPDVIIPEIEAINLDALFEIEKEGYFVVPNAKATWIAMHRERTRETLAKEAMVPTSRYAYATTLDELYEACEKIGYPCHTKAIMSSSGKGSYFVKGPEDIPKAWEEAKKKARGSSDKIIVEEHIDFDVEITELAVRHYDENGEIVTTFPKPVGHYQIDGDYHASWQPAEISEKAEREVYRIAKRITDVLGGLGLFGVEMFVKGGKVWANEVSPRPHDTGMVTLASHPPGFSEFGLHLRAVLGLPIPGEWVDGYRLFPMLTPAATHVIKANVSGYSPRFRGLARALSVPNATVRLFGKPEAYPGRRLGVALAWDRDVQEAKKRAERVAHMVELRTRSSDWYDQDYEKRRHLL; from the coding sequence ATGGTGAAGCTTAGGGATGAGCTAGGAACCGCGATGACGGATTCTGCCCAGAAGATACTCCTCTCCGGTAGCGGCGAGCTCGGGAAGGAGATAGCTATAGAGGCCCAGCGCCTGGGCGTTGAGGTTGTGGCGGTAGATAGATACGCCAACGCCCCCGCCATGCAGGTTGCTCATCGCTCTTATGTGGGCAACATGAAGGACAAGGACTTCTTGTGGAGTGTCATGGAGAGGGAGAAGCCTGACGTAATAATCCCTGAGATTGAGGCCATCAACCTCGACGCGCTGTTTGAGATTGAGAAAGAAGGTTACTTCGTCGTGCCAAACGCCAAAGCAACGTGGATAGCCATGCACCGTGAGAGGACGAGGGAGACTTTAGCAAAGGAAGCTATGGTCCCAACGTCAAGATATGCCTATGCAACAACTCTCGACGAGCTCTATGAGGCGTGCGAAAAGATTGGCTATCCCTGCCACACCAAGGCCATAATGAGCTCCAGCGGAAAGGGCTCCTACTTCGTGAAGGGTCCTGAGGATATCCCTAAGGCCTGGGAGGAGGCGAAGAAAAAGGCCCGCGGTAGTTCAGACAAGATAATCGTCGAGGAGCACATCGATTTCGACGTCGAGATAACCGAGCTGGCAGTCAGGCACTACGATGAGAACGGGGAAATTGTGACGACCTTCCCCAAGCCCGTTGGCCACTACCAGATAGACGGTGACTACCACGCCAGTTGGCAGCCGGCCGAGATAAGTGAGAAAGCTGAACGGGAGGTTTACAGGATAGCGAAGCGCATAACGGATGTTCTCGGTGGTCTTGGCCTCTTCGGCGTCGAGATGTTCGTTAAGGGTGGCAAGGTCTGGGCCAACGAAGTCTCCCCGAGACCCCACGACACTGGAATGGTGACGCTCGCCTCCCATCCGCCAGGCTTCTCGGAGTTTGGCCTCCACCTGAGGGCCGTTCTCGGCTTGCCAATACCTGGTGAATGGGTTGATGGTTATCGCCTATTCCCGATGCTGACCCCAGCAGCGACCCACGTCATCAAGGCCAACGTTTCAGGTTATTCTCCGCGCTTTAGGGGGCTGGCCAGAGCTCTGAGCGTTCCGAATGCCACAGTACGGCTCTTTGGAAAGCCCGAAGCTTACCCTGGAAGGCGCTTGGGTGTTGCTTTAGCATGGGACAGGGATGTTCAGGAAGCGAAGAAGAGGGCTGAGAGGGTCGCCCACATGGTCGAACTCAGGACGAGGAGCTCCGACTGGTACGATCAAGACTATGAAAAGAGGAGGCACCTTCTTTAA
- the purS gene encoding phosphoribosylformylglycinamidine synthase subunit PurS, protein MRWEVRVTVRLKEGLNDPEGRVIESALRNLGYAVENLKVPKYFEFELESDNPEREVEEMCRRLLANPVIHTYEYRIEKVS, encoded by the coding sequence ATGAGATGGGAAGTTAGGGTAACCGTCCGCCTTAAGGAGGGCCTCAACGACCCTGAGGGAAGGGTGATAGAAAGCGCCTTGAGAAACCTGGGCTACGCCGTCGAGAACCTCAAGGTTCCGAAGTACTTCGAGTTCGAGCTTGAGAGCGATAATCCAGAGAGGGAAGTTGAGGAGATGTGCAGGCGTCTGCTGGCTAATCCCGTCATACACACCTACGAGTACCGCATCGAAAAGGTGAGCTGA
- the purD gene encoding phosphoribosylamine--glycine ligase, with translation MKVLLVGGGGRENAIGEALVMAGAELYVVSRHVNPGLKRFAKEYSLVKETDVPKVLEYAERWGVELAFIGPEAPLEAGIVDVLEGNGIPTVGPSKEAAKLETNKAFARELMEKHEIPGRKLFRVFEDVAEMKSWIDNFGRPVVVKPLGLTGGKGVKVVGYQLEDNDEAKVYAEELIRKDGKVLIEERTDGVEFTFQIFTDGKRVLPMPLVQDYPHAYENDEGPITGGMGSYSCSNHLQPFVMKDDYEKALKTLKATVEAMRKEGIPYKGILYGQFMLSKEGPVIIEYNARFGDPEAMNVLPLLETSLLEIAEGIVDGRLKKAEFERKATVVKYLAPEGYPTHPVKGVRIELDEKAIVETGAKLYYASIDENLTLLGSRALAVVGVADTLEEAERIASEGISHVKGELFCRKDVGTRESIEKRIRLMREFGKDFEPLAC, from the coding sequence ATGAAGGTTCTGCTCGTTGGTGGCGGCGGTAGGGAGAACGCCATAGGCGAGGCTCTTGTAATGGCCGGGGCCGAGCTCTACGTTGTCTCAAGGCATGTTAATCCCGGACTTAAGAGGTTTGCGAAGGAGTACAGCTTGGTGAAGGAGACCGACGTTCCCAAGGTTCTCGAGTATGCAGAGAGGTGGGGAGTCGAGCTTGCTTTCATTGGTCCCGAGGCCCCTCTCGAAGCCGGTATCGTGGATGTTCTGGAGGGAAACGGCATCCCAACTGTTGGGCCGAGTAAGGAGGCTGCCAAGCTCGAAACCAACAAGGCCTTTGCCCGTGAGCTGATGGAGAAGCACGAAATCCCTGGAAGGAAGCTCTTCAGGGTCTTTGAGGACGTTGCCGAGATGAAATCCTGGATAGACAACTTCGGGAGGCCAGTCGTTGTTAAGCCTCTAGGCCTTACCGGCGGCAAGGGGGTTAAGGTCGTCGGCTACCAGCTAGAGGACAACGACGAGGCCAAGGTCTACGCTGAGGAGCTTATCAGAAAGGACGGTAAAGTCCTCATCGAGGAGAGGACCGATGGAGTGGAGTTCACCTTCCAGATCTTCACGGACGGGAAGAGGGTTCTGCCGATGCCTCTAGTCCAGGACTACCCACACGCCTATGAGAACGACGAAGGCCCGATAACGGGCGGAATGGGCTCATACTCGTGCTCAAATCACCTCCAGCCCTTTGTCATGAAGGATGACTACGAGAAGGCTCTGAAGACGCTGAAGGCAACGGTCGAGGCCATGAGGAAAGAAGGAATTCCCTACAAGGGCATCCTCTACGGTCAGTTCATGCTGAGCAAGGAGGGGCCGGTGATAATCGAGTACAACGCCCGCTTCGGAGATCCTGAGGCGATGAACGTCCTCCCGCTTCTGGAGACAAGTCTCCTTGAAATAGCGGAGGGAATCGTCGACGGGAGATTAAAGAAAGCCGAGTTCGAGAGGAAGGCCACCGTCGTGAAGTACCTCGCCCCCGAGGGGTACCCAACGCACCCTGTTAAGGGTGTCAGGATAGAACTCGATGAGAAGGCCATAGTCGAGACGGGAGCGAAGCTTTACTATGCTTCAATTGACGAGAACCTCACTTTACTCGGCTCACGTGCCTTGGCAGTGGTTGGTGTAGCAGATACGCTTGAGGAAGCGGAGAGGATAGCCTCGGAAGGAATCTCCCACGTTAAGGGTGAGCTGTTCTGCAGGAAGGACGTTGGAACGAGAGAGAGCATCGAGAAGAGGATCAGGCTGATGAGGGAGTTCGGTAAAGATTTCGAGCCTTTGGCCTGCTGA
- the purQ gene encoding phosphoribosylformylglycinamidine synthase I: MPKFAVIVFPGTNCDFETERAIRKAGGEAERIWYRESLKDFDGVILPGGFSYADYLRAGAIAARQEIMEEVKELSKEGKPVLGICNGFQILTESGLLPGALRPNRIPRFICKWVHLRVVDTETAFTSLYEPGEVIRMPIAHAEGNYYANDLSKVRITFQYSDGNGEIIEDANPNGSLLNIAGISNEKGNVLGMMPHPERASDRWLGGEDGLRVFSSMIEYAKR, encoded by the coding sequence GTGCCAAAGTTTGCTGTCATAGTGTTTCCAGGGACAAACTGCGACTTCGAGACCGAACGGGCAATAAGAAAGGCCGGCGGCGAGGCCGAGAGAATCTGGTACAGGGAAAGCCTCAAGGATTTCGATGGCGTCATCCTTCCTGGGGGTTTCAGCTACGCCGATTATCTACGTGCCGGAGCGATAGCGGCGAGGCAGGAAATAATGGAGGAAGTGAAGGAGCTCTCGAAGGAGGGAAAACCCGTCTTGGGGATATGCAATGGCTTTCAAATACTGACTGAATCCGGCCTCCTCCCGGGTGCTCTGAGACCCAACAGGATTCCAAGATTCATCTGTAAGTGGGTTCACCTCAGGGTCGTCGACACCGAGACGGCTTTCACCAGCCTCTACGAGCCGGGAGAAGTGATAAGAATGCCAATAGCTCATGCAGAGGGTAATTATTACGCCAATGATCTGAGCAAAGTTAGGATAACCTTTCAATACAGTGATGGGAATGGCGAGATTATAGAAGATGCTAATCCAAACGGTTCTCTGTTAAATATAGCGGGAATAAGTAACGAGAAGGGCAACGTCCTCGGCATGATGCCTCACCCCGAGAGGGCGAGCGATAGGTGGCTGGGGGGTGAGGATGGGTTGAGAGTCTTCAGCTCTATGATTGAATATGCGAAGAGGTGA